GAACTCTCTTAGCAAGCGTTTCGCCTCAAGCCAATCATTCTTATACACTTCGGATGATAACAATGTTACCGCACAGTAATACTTCATAAAATGGTCATACTGTACATCTGTTAATACATCCTTCAAAACGATAAAGCTCGCGTAATGCAGAAACATTTGGAACTCACTAGCTTTCCACAATCCAATGTCTTCAACAGAACGGAGTTTGCGATGAAACTCTAAAGGAAGTTCCACCTCCTTCAGCAAAGCATAAATCTTGCTTATTGTTTCTTCAGACCACTTGGCACCCCCTCCTAATTTGCCTGATTTCCATCCTTTCAGCATTGTTCTTGTTACGCCGTAGTCAAAGAGGTGCAAACGATCTGCTATAATAATCTGCTTTCTTAAGTTCTTAAGATCCATGAGAGGCGTTTTTTTTCCCGATGATGTGCTCCGTAATTTGATTGGACGAAATCTTCATGCGTTCTTGCTGGATGATCCATTCCCGGGAAACATGTAACTCGGTGTGCGCTGTGATATCTTCCTTGTACCGTACATTTTTGGCAACCATGTGTGTGGTTGAAGTAAACTGAACCTgtgagaaaatttaaaaatatgtattaatACACCTCATAAGTAAATAAGTCGCAAAAGCCTATATAGGGACGTTTTTTTTCCGCGCAGAACGTTATGCCAATAGAAGAGAAAGCAAATGTATCATTAAATTTAAGagaatttttataatttacctTTTATGAATGCTCGTGCTGGTGAGTCCGTGATGAAAGCTCTTACGTGTATTTCGATTAGCTTATTGGCTATTACAATGCCATTATCCATCAACCCATTTAGCTCGTCGACAAGCGGACGCAGATATTCCTCAACACTCTTTGGTTTCGATTCACCAAAAAAGTTGCCCACCATCAATACTGGAACTTCCGGCATTTCTTGAATGCTCATTAATATGGGCCAAAACTGTTTTCGAGTGCTCTTGTGCAGTGGAAGTCCATCAATCGAAAAGTACAACGAAAATTTGCTGACTCTTGGTGGCACATCGCTGTAAAGATAcaaaatacagaaaaaaacatataatatTAGTAAAAAGTAATCATCGTATTTAAGACTATTGCTTTCTTACCGAAAGTGATCCTTGAGACCCGATCGTACCCCAGGGAACCAAAATTCTCCCCCTGCTATAGGGTACATTTCTTTTCCACATTGCCTTGTCTTAAGCAACGTGCGCGCATCTTTCGGCAGCTGGTAGTCCGTTTTTTTTACGTGAAATTTCTAATAGTCCATTTAGAGCTTGATGTGTTTGGTATGTTTTTAATGCCCAATTTCGAATAAGCTCATCAAATGGTTCCTCCTCGTGTTGAGACTCTTGTGGTGCTGTGCATAGTTTCCTCGGCTTCATCGTAATCTTCGTTGACCTCTTCATATACTTCCGTATCGTCGAATGCATCGATAGTAACCCAATCACTGACGTATTCTTCTTGCAAGATGTATTCATCAAATGGACAAGGATGGTTCTCTGAAATGAGTagataaaaaataagtattataattgtgtttaatttgcattggtcacaaattttaatttttttattttgcacttaCCACAATGCGGGTGTTCACGGAACTCTACATTTGACGTAGCTGTCTGAATTTTACTTGGCCCAGCTTCACTACTCTCTCCAAACAATTCAGCATCAAGCTTTTTATTATTGGCTTCTATGAATCTATACATGGATCCTGACTTCCGTTGGTCTTTGGCCGACATTGTTGTGATTGAGTGAAATTCACGGCAcgttgaatatttaaaatatacacTTGTATTATTCTGCACTTGTATTATAACAGTATTGCACAAAATTTATAACTGTACAGAGCATGCATAACAACACCGAGTGAAACGACTGCCCGAATCGTATTGACACAAACAAAATTGCGCGGGTTTTTATAAGACAGGAAAGAGGTAggattttctattttcttatGTAACGGACCTGTACCTTTATTTTAAGGTACTTATGTAACAGGATAAACACTAGCAGTGTAATGTTTAGATATTTACCCATTGAATCCTTGTATAAACCAGGGTAATGCTTTGATTTTTAGCAACACCATTATGCAGATACACAggtaaagaaaattattattacattTCTCTTGGGCAATGGCTATTTGATCAAAAGAACAAATTAACAGAACAATCTGAACTcattggttgaacttcgattccatGCCAACTATTGagtatgtgctttttagttggcacgtttttccatacaaaaaatgaaatttttctcggcaggccatgagatttttgtgaaattaaaaaaaaaccggaatTCTGATAcaaactattgaattctgactgtagttCAACGCTTATTcgttggcatgctttttaattgaacactTGATACTTGGTtgacagttcaatttaaaagcatgcgtttgtatggaaaacagggtttgttaaatttcaaatatttattaaaagttAACCATATGACTGGTCCAGATCgaactattttaattttttttcttttgactCAACAAACGgtgtcgat
This DNA window, taken from Anopheles merus strain MAF unplaced genomic scaffold, AmerM5.1 LNR4001206, whole genome shotgun sequence, encodes the following:
- the LOC121603369 gene encoding uncharacterized protein LOC121603369 isoform X2, translated to MYPIAGGEFWFPGVRSGLKDHFRDVPPRVSKFSLYFSIDGLPLHKSTRKQFWPILMSIQEMPEVPVLMVGNFFGESKPKSVEEYLRPLVDELNGLMDNGIVIANKLIEIHVQFTSTTHMVAKNVRYKEDITAHTELHVSREWIIQQERMKISSNQITEHIIGKKNASHGS
- the LOC121603369 gene encoding uncharacterized protein LOC121603369 isoform X1 gives rise to the protein MYPIAGGEFWFPGVRSGLKDHFRDVPPRVSKFSLYFSIDGLPLHKSTRKQFWPILMSIQEMPEVPVLMVGNFFGESKPKSVEEYLRPLVDELNGLMDNGIVIANKLIEIHVRAFITDSPARAFIKGSVYFNHTHGCQKCTVQGRYHSAHRVTCFPGMDHPARTHEDFVQSNYGAHHREKKRLSWILRT